The Ziziphus jujuba cultivar Dongzao chromosome 3, ASM3175591v1 region TATCAATATTTCTGTCTTATATTGTCTTCTAAATTGCAGACACAGAGATAGAAAGTGATAGAATGGCAGGCCCTCAGTGCTGCTCAAACCCTCCAATCCTCAACCCAAGTAGTGGAGAAGGTCATGTTGAGAAAGTTGGTGGCCTCGACTCCTATGTTTCTGGTTCCCCAAACACTAAACTTGCTGTTATTCTCATATCTGAGGTTTttggtatttttcttttcttgctttgaatattttctctacttttcttattttgataTCTAGTTATTagattttaccccaaaaaaaaaaggaaaaatattcaatataagtTCTTTAAATTCCTTGGTACATGATGTATCAATAAGTTTTCTGTACAGCATACTCATCTTCTAACTCCAATTATTACATGTTTTATCCATTATGCAGGATATGAAGCACCAATATTGAGGTTTGGCTTATTTGTTTTCTGCAGCTACATTTATaggtttttcatatatatatatccaaactGCTTTCAAAATTAAGAGTTTGTCTAAGAAGAAATTTGCCTTTTATGCTCTTTTCGAAACTAATACCGGCTTCCCACCTCCATCTTGCTGTAAAGGAAGATAGCAGACAAAGTTGCAGCTGCCGGATTCTTCGTGGTGGTTCCTGACTTCTTACATGGAGATCCATTTGTATATGATAATCCAAATAGGCCTTTACCAGTTTGGTTAAAGGATCATGAGCCGGTTAAGTttgattctttttcttccccctacttttcaattttttacaaTATGTTGATGTTAAAATCTCATTCTCTAAACTCTTTTtagctttttcaaaattaacagTACAAAGCATTTGAAGAAGCAAAACAAGTAATTGAAGCTTTAAAAAGCAAAGATGTTTCTGCAATAGGAGCAGCAGGGTTTTGTTGGGGTGGTGAGTAATCTTTTGAGTTTCAGTTTTGATAAACACCCAAAACAGTGAATTTTTTCCATTAGTTTAGTAATCTTTTGTTTGATTACTCTGACTAATATAAATCCTAATCTCTCAGCTAAGGTTGTTGTTGAACTTTCAAAGATTGATCTTCTCCAAGCTAGTGTACTATTACATCCTTCATTTGTCTCTCTGGATGATATCAGAGGTATAATTTCTGTAGATCTTCAATATTTTCCA contains the following coding sequences:
- the LOC107423220 gene encoding endo-1,3;1,4-beta-D-glucanase isoform X3, whose amino-acid sequence is MAGPQCCSNPPILNPSSGEGHVEKVGGLDSYVSGSPNTKLAVILISEVFGYEAPILRKIADKVAAAGFFVVVPDFLHGDPFVYDNPNRPLPVWLKDHEPYKAFEEAKQVIEALKSKDVSAIGAAGFCWGAKVVVELSKIDLLQASVLLHPSFVSLDDIRGVQVPIAILGAEIDQYSPLELLKQFEEIIAAKSVWRMDGQ
- the LOC107423220 gene encoding endo-1,3;1,4-beta-D-glucanase isoform X2, translated to MAGPQCCSNPPILNPSSGEGHVEKVGGLDSYVSGSPNTKLAVILISEVFGYEAPILRKIADKVAAAGFFVVVPDFLHGDPFVYDNPNRPLPVWLKDHEPYKAFEEAKQVIEALKSKDVSAIGAAGFCWGAKVVVELSKIDLLQASVLLHPSFVSLDDIRGVQVPIAILGAEIDQYSPLELLKQFEEIIAAKSVTKSGQVLKIKT
- the LOC107423220 gene encoding endo-1,3;1,4-beta-D-glucanase isoform X1 → MAGPQCCSNPPILNPSSGEGHVEKVGGLDSYVSGSPNTKLAVILISEVFGYEAPILRKIADKVAAAGFFVVVPDFLHGDPFVYDNPNRPLPVWLKDHEPYKAFEEAKQVIEALKSKDVSAIGAAGFCWGAKVVVELSKIDLLQASVLLHPSFVSLDDIRGVQVPIAILGAEIDQYSPLELLKQFEEIIAAKSVIDSYVKIFPKVAHGWTVRYDAEDEAAVKVAEEAHQNLLEWFCEHLQY